In a genomic window of Pelotomaculum thermopropionicum SI:
- the MurE gene encoding UDP-N-acetylmuramyl tripeptide synthase — protein sequence MNLRLSLAIITGKIFSWLSRIRGYRGSSLPGLVALKVYPGCLRHLAAQVRRGVIAVTGTNGKTTTANMSAGIFAGAGYKVIANLEGANMKAGVATSFIMKAGITGKIDCDYAVLEVDEASVPGVLAEVNPKLVVVTNFFRDQLDRYWEIDKIIKVISAALSKLNDATIVLNADDPLVAQLGKITGLPAVFYGLGEHEKTARAGNKTREARFCPFCGSTLEYAFFHYGQMGTYRCPACRFARPAPLVEALEPETVNGSTRCRLVFDGREAFLAVRTHGLYNLYNALAAFSAGLIAGLDERVILDSLSKYRPVAGRMEKFIYRGKQAFLSLVKNPAGFTEGLNALCAAKGTKDVFIAINDNNADGTDVSWLWDVDFERLGAEHSLFLCFFCSGKRAEEMALRLKYAGIPAEKIFVRRDLRQAVKDVLAGRGGTAYLFSTYTALWPVQKVLEQLTLREDAHDQRMPSLS from the coding sequence TTGAATTTAAGGCTCTCTTTAGCAATTATTACCGGAAAAATATTTTCATGGCTCAGCCGGATCCGGGGCTACAGGGGTTCTTCCCTGCCCGGCCTGGTTGCCCTGAAGGTTTATCCGGGTTGCCTGCGCCATCTTGCCGCCCAGGTGCGCCGGGGTGTAATAGCAGTTACCGGCACCAACGGCAAGACCACCACCGCCAATATGTCTGCCGGAATATTTGCCGGGGCAGGTTATAAGGTTATTGCCAACCTGGAGGGCGCAAACATGAAAGCCGGTGTTGCCACCAGCTTTATCATGAAAGCCGGGATTACCGGGAAAATTGACTGCGATTACGCCGTTCTGGAGGTAGATGAGGCCTCGGTGCCGGGGGTACTGGCAGAAGTTAACCCCAAATTGGTAGTGGTTACCAACTTTTTCCGCGATCAACTGGACAGGTACTGGGAGATAGACAAGATTATTAAAGTAATCAGCGCGGCTTTGAGCAAGTTAAATGATGCCACTATTGTTTTAAATGCCGACGACCCTCTGGTGGCCCAGCTCGGAAAAATTACGGGGCTTCCGGCCGTATTTTACGGGCTGGGGGAACATGAGAAGACAGCCAGGGCCGGGAACAAAACCAGGGAGGCCCGGTTTTGCCCTTTTTGCGGCTCTACCCTTGAATATGCATTCTTTCATTACGGCCAGATGGGCACTTACCGCTGCCCTGCCTGCCGGTTTGCGCGGCCCGCTCCTCTGGTGGAGGCGCTGGAGCCGGAAACTGTAAACGGCTCCACCCGCTGCCGGCTCGTCTTTGACGGGCGGGAGGCTTTCCTGGCGGTTCGCACACATGGACTATATAACCTTTACAATGCCCTCGCCGCTTTTTCTGCCGGTTTGATTGCCGGCCTGGATGAACGGGTTATCTTGGACAGCCTGAGCAAATACCGGCCCGTGGCCGGGCGGATGGAGAAGTTTATTTACCGGGGAAAACAGGCTTTTTTAAGCCTGGTCAAAAACCCTGCGGGATTTACCGAAGGGCTTAATGCTTTGTGTGCCGCCAAGGGGACAAAAGACGTCTTTATTGCCATTAATGACAACAATGCCGACGGCACCGACGTTTCGTGGCTTTGGGATGTTGACTTTGAGCGGCTGGGGGCGGAGCACAGCCTTTTTTTATGTTTCTTCTGTTCCGGCAAAAGGGCAGAAGAGATGGCCTTGCGCTTAAAGTACGCCGGCATCCCGGCAGAGAAAATTTTTGTCAGGCGCGACCTGCGCCAGGCTGTCAAGGATGTCCTGGCCGGGCGCGGCGGCACGGCATATCTTTTTTCTACCTATACAGCGTTGTGGCCTGTGCAAAAAGTACTTGAACAACTGACCCTCAGGGAGGATGCCCATGATCAGCGTATGCCATCTCTATCCTGA
- the PncB gene encoding nicotinic acid phosphoribosyltransferase, giving the protein MAYGDLSLHTDKYQINMIYGYWKKGMHNKRCVFEAFFRKLPFGNGFAVFAGLERIVNYINNLRFTEEDIAFLAQQEENYDPDFFEELRKFRFTGNLRAVREGTVIFPNEPLIQVEGRVFEAQLLETAILNFMNYQTLVATKAARIKQVAPNDVLIEFGTRRAQEADAAIWGTRAAYIAGFDSTSNVRAAKLFGIPCKGTIAHSWVEVHRSEEEAFKNFADVFPDNVILLVDTYDTLKSGVPNAIKIGKYLEAKGKRLKSIRLDSGDLAYLSIQSRRMLDEAGLDYVKITASGDLDENEIYYLKTQGAKIDIWGIGTRLITCADDPALGGVYKLVAKEENGSYVPVIKISSNPEKIITPGFKTVYRIINKSTGKSEGDYVADVGEDVKGQHRIKMFDPVHTWIYKYVTNFEAVGLLEPVFVNGEQVFELPALEEIREYHKSQLNLFWSEYLRRINPEPYPVDLSEKVWNTKMNLIKQYTEK; this is encoded by the coding sequence ATGGCTTACGGCGATCTGTCGCTTCATACTGATAAGTATCAGATAAATATGATATACGGGTACTGGAAAAAGGGAATGCACAACAAGAGGTGTGTTTTTGAGGCTTTTTTCAGAAAACTGCCTTTTGGCAACGGTTTTGCGGTTTTTGCCGGGCTGGAAAGGATCGTTAATTATATCAATAATCTCAGGTTTACGGAGGAAGATATAGCTTTCCTGGCCCAGCAGGAAGAAAATTATGACCCTGATTTTTTTGAGGAGTTGAGGAAGTTCAGGTTTACCGGCAACCTGAGGGCGGTTAGAGAGGGTACGGTAATCTTCCCGAACGAGCCGCTGATACAGGTTGAGGGAAGGGTTTTTGAGGCTCAGCTTCTGGAAACTGCCATTTTGAACTTTATGAATTACCAAACCCTTGTGGCCACGAAGGCGGCCCGGATCAAACAGGTTGCTCCGAACGACGTTCTGATCGAATTCGGTACAAGAAGGGCGCAGGAGGCTGACGCGGCAATCTGGGGAACGAGGGCGGCCTATATAGCCGGGTTTGATTCCACCTCAAACGTTAGGGCGGCCAAGCTGTTTGGCATACCGTGCAAGGGAACAATTGCTCATTCCTGGGTAGAGGTGCACCGCAGCGAAGAAGAGGCCTTTAAAAACTTTGCCGATGTGTTTCCTGACAACGTAATTTTGCTTGTAGACACCTACGATACCCTTAAGTCCGGCGTGCCCAATGCGATAAAGATAGGGAAATACCTGGAGGCAAAGGGAAAAAGGTTAAAGTCGATCAGGCTGGACAGCGGGGATCTGGCTTACCTTTCCATTCAGTCGCGCCGGATGCTGGACGAGGCCGGCCTGGATTATGTAAAGATTACCGCATCGGGCGACCTCGACGAGAATGAAATTTATTACTTAAAGACCCAAGGGGCCAAGATTGACATCTGGGGTATTGGCACCAGGTTGATTACCTGTGCGGATGACCCCGCCCTGGGCGGCGTATACAAACTTGTTGCAAAAGAGGAAAACGGATCCTATGTTCCGGTTATAAAGATTTCGAGCAATCCGGAGAAAATTATTACGCCCGGGTTTAAGACGGTGTACAGGATTATCAATAAGAGTACGGGCAAGTCCGAAGGGGATTACGTTGCCGATGTCGGCGAGGATGTAAAGGGCCAGCACCGGATTAAGATGTTTGATCCGGTTCATACCTGGATATATAAATACGTTACCAATTTTGAGGCGGTCGGGCTGCTGGAACCGGTCTTTGTCAACGGGGAGCAGGTTTTTGAACTGCCCGCTCTGGAGGAAATCAGGGAGTACCACAAAAGTCAGCTTAATCTGTTTTGGTCGGAATACCTGCGCAGGATCAATCCGGAACCTTATCCCGTCGATTTAAGCGAGAAGGTCTGGAACACCAAGATGAACCTGATAAAGCAATACACGGAAAAATAA
- the PncA gene encoding amidases related to nicotinamidase: MKCRKEAFLEKSLDTLSSICDIIDNLPRLKVDGFIPEKTVLVIVDMINAFAREGNLMSPRVNELVSTVSGILKLCRKHGIGAIAFADCHAPESPEFDAYPKHALAGTSESEVVDEIKEIGGYTLILKNSTNGFLEEGFQSWLRENPQVENFIVVGDCTDICVQQFATTLKADFNRRNRRVRVIVPVNAVDTYDYEPHNGDLMHLMALFSMMGNGIELCKGLVE; the protein is encoded by the coding sequence ATGAAGTGCCGGAAGGAAGCTTTTCTGGAAAAAAGCCTGGATACGTTAAGCAGCATATGTGACATCATTGATAATTTGCCGCGTTTAAAAGTTGACGGTTTTATTCCGGAAAAAACGGTTCTGGTTATAGTTGATATGATTAATGCCTTCGCCAGGGAAGGAAACCTCATGAGCCCGCGGGTAAATGAACTGGTTTCCACCGTTTCCGGCATTTTGAAGCTCTGCCGTAAGCACGGCATCGGGGCAATTGCCTTCGCAGACTGTCATGCCCCTGAATCGCCTGAGTTTGATGCCTATCCAAAGCACGCCCTGGCGGGGACCTCAGAGAGCGAAGTGGTGGACGAAATTAAAGAGATAGGCGGTTATACTCTTATTCTCAAAAATTCCACCAACGGGTTTCTTGAAGAAGGGTTTCAGTCCTGGCTGAGGGAGAACCCGCAGGTAGAGAACTTCATCGTTGTGGGGGACTGTACGGATATTTGCGTGCAGCAGTTTGCTACTACTTTAAAAGCCGATTTTAACAGAAGAAACCGGCGCGTCCGGGTGATCGTCCCGGTAAATGCCGTGGATACTTATGACTATGAGCCTCACAACGGCGACCTGATGCATTTAATGGCACTTTTTAGCATGATGGGGAACGGTATTGAACTGTGCAAGGGCCTTGTTGAGTAA
- the AcyP gene encoding acylphosphatases: MSRARAHVVVSGKVQGVYFRSETRDQALALGVTGWIRNRTDGTVEGVFEGDREMVEKLVRWCWQGPPAAEVSNVQVEWQDYTGEFSGFKIAF; encoded by the coding sequence ATGTCTAGGGCACGGGCACATGTTGTCGTGAGCGGGAAGGTCCAGGGAGTGTATTTCCGGTCTGAGACAAGGGACCAGGCCCTGGCTTTGGGGGTGACCGGATGGATAAGAAACAGGACTGACGGCACGGTGGAAGGAGTTTTTGAAGGTGACCGGGAAATGGTGGAAAAACTCGTCCGGTGGTGCTGGCAGGGTCCTCCTGCGGCGGAGGTTTCCAACGTGCAGGTTGAATGGCAGGACTATACCGGAGAGTTTTCCGGTTTCAAGATTGCCTTTTAA